CCGCGATAAAGGCGCTGCCGCGCGCGCTGGCCGAGCATCTGACCCAGGCTCTTGGCGAGGAACTGCCGCTGCTGAGGCGCGACGGCGGCTTCGTGCGCGGCGGCTACCATGCCGAACTCGACGAAATGCGGGCGCTGCGCGACGAATCGCGCAAGGTGATCGCCGGACTGGAGCGCTCGCTGATCGAGGAGACCGGCATCCGCTCGCTGAAAATCCGGCACAACAATGTGCTGGGCTATTACATCGAGGTGACGGCCAACCACCATTCAATCATGACCGGAAGCGACGGCGCCAAGGCGCGCTTCATCCACCGCCAGACCATGGCCAATGCCATGCGTTTCACCACGACCGAACTTGCCGAACTCGAGACCAAGATCGCCAATGCCGCCGACCGGGCGCTGAGCATCGAGCTTGCCGCTTTCGATACGCTGACGGCTGAGGCGGTCGGCGAGGCGCAGAAGATCCGCGCCGGCGCCGATGCGCTCGCCGTGCTCGACGTGTCGGCGGCGCTCGCGCTGTTGTCGGAGAGCGAAGCCTGGTGCCGGCCGCTGGTCGATTCCAGCCTTGCCTTCGACATTTCGGGCGGGCGCCATCCTGTGGTGGAACAGGCGCTGCGGCGTTCGGGCGAAGGGCCGTTCGTCGCCAATGATTGCGATCTGTCGCCGCAAGACGGGGCCAAGGCCGGCGCGATCTGGCTGCTCACCGGTCCGAATATGGGCGGTAAGTCGACCTTCCTGCGGCAAAACGCACTGATCGCCATCCTCGCCCAAACCGGTTCCTTCGTGCCGGCGACATCGGCCCATATCGGCGTCGTCGACCGGTTGTTCTCGCGCGTCGGCGCCTCGGACGATCTGGCGCGTGGCCGCTCCACCTTTATGGTCGAGATGGTCGAGACGGCGGCGATCCTCAACCAGGCCGGTGAGCGGGCGCTGGTGATCCTCGACGAAATCGGCCGCGGCACCGCCACTTTCGATGGCCTGTCGATCGCCTGGGCGGCGGTCGAGTACCTGCACGAGAAGAACCGCTGCCGGGCGATCTTTGCCACCCATTTCCACGAGATGACGGCGCTGTCCGGCAAACTGCCGCGCCTTTCCAACGTCACCATGCGGGTCAAGGAATGGGAAGGCGACGTCGTCTTCCTGCACGAGGTCGGCAAGGGTGCCGCCGATCGCTCCTATGGCGTTCAGGTCGCTCGACTTGCCGGTCTGCCGGAAGCGGTGGTCGGCCGCGCCAAAGAGGTGCTGCATCAGCTCGAGGAAGGCGATGTCTCCGGCAAGGCCAACCGACTGGTCGACGATCTGCCGCTGTTTTCGGTGGCAATGAAGCGGGAAGCGGCAAAGCCTGCGAAGAGCGACGCATTGGGCGCAGCGCTGGGTGAGATCAATCCAGACGAGATGACGCCGCGCGAGGCGCTGGAAGCGCTCTACCGGCTGAAGGGGCTGGCGGGGAAAACCTAGCCCGATTTCGGCCTTGACCAATTGTACCGATTGGTACAATGCTCGCCATCGCCTTTGCCGATGGGAGAATGACATGAGCCGTCCGCCGCTGCCGCCCTTCACCGCCGAGACCGCCGCGCAGAAGGCGCGCATGGCCGAAGACGCCTGGAACAGCCGCGATCCCGAACGGGTTTCGCTCGCCTATACGCAAGACAGCACCTGGCGCAACCGCGCCGAGTTCGTCTCGGGCAGAAATGAGATCGTCTCCTTCCTCACGCGCAAATGGGCGCGCGAGCTGGACTACCGGCTGATCAAGGAGGTCTGGACCTGGAACGACAACCGCATCGCGGTGCGCTTTGCCTATGAATGGCGCGACGACAGCGGCCACTGGTTCCGCTCCTACGGCAACGAGAATTGGGAATTCGACGCGGATGGACTGATGCGTAGGCGCGTCGCCAGCATCAACGACCTGCCGATCGCCGAGGGTGAGCGCAAATATCACTGGCCGCTCGGCCGCCGGCCGGACGACCATCCCGGCCTGTCCGAACTCGGACTTTAGAATATGATCCCTAGAGCTGTGTCGCGGTTTTCGGCAAAGATCATGCTCAAGCGGAAAAACTAGCGCATGCGCAGGATCGCGCCCGATCGCGCCGATTTGCTCTCCATCATCGGCGAGGTTTTCCGCGAACACGGCTATGAAGGGGCGAGCCTGGCGCGGATCGGTGCGGCGACCGGCCTAGGCAAAGGCAGCCTTTACCACTTCTTCCCCGGCGGCAAGGAAGAGATGGCGGCGGCTGTCATTGCCCATATAGATGGCTGGTTCGAGGAGAATGTCTTCGTGCCGTTGCAGGACAGGGCCGACCCTCGTACGGGCATCGACCGGATGTTCGAAGCGACCGAGAGCTATTTCCGGTCGGGCCGCCAGGTGTGCCTGATCGGCGCCTTCGCGCTGGACGAATCCCGCGACCTCTTCGCCATCGCGATCAGAAGCTACTTCGGCCGCTGGGTGGCGCATCTTGCCGAAGCGCTGACCCGAAGCGGGCACAGCGCTGACAGGGCGGACGAACTCGCCGAAGAAGCGGTCGGCGCCATCCAGGGCGCGCTCACGCTGGCACGCGCCTTCGACGACACGGCAGTGTTTTCCCGCGCGTTGCGACGGGCGCGGGCGGCGCTCGGCTAGAGTGCTACAAGGGCTCGAAGCGGAAAGCCGTCTCGGTTCGAAAAACCCGGCCGACGCCGGGCGAATCAAGATGCGCGCCGGCAACGTAGCAGTCGTTGTTGGCCGCAAGCGCCAGCATTTGCAACCGGCTTGCCCTCGCCTGCTGCTGGTCTGCGTCGAATTCCCACGTGATCTCGGGTCGATCGAATTGAAGCGACGGCACATGTACGATGTCGCCCCAGATCAACAGTGTTTCGCCTGCGCTCACAACGCGAAAGCAAGTGTGGCCGGCTTCATGGCCAGCGGAGCCGATCGTATCGATGTCAGCGCTGACGCGCTGTCCAGCATCGAGAGGCTGGGCGCGATCGTGGAAGCGTTCCAGCCTCGCCACGTCGCGAAACATGCCGAGCTCAGCGCGCGGGACAAGCAGGCGAGAGAGCTGCGGGAAGCCGTCGTCACCATCGGCAAGGATGAGCCCGTGTATATGGTCGAGATGGGTGTGGGTGAAAGCAACAGTCCGAATCCGGTCGGTGGCGATCTTCGCCTCGCGCAGCGCCTCGGGCAGGTGCCCCATTGTCGGGTGCCAGGCGTTCGAAGCCCCTGTGTCGATCAGCGTGATGTCGTCGCCGTCATCGATGGCGAAGGCGTTGACCGACAGCCTGAGCGCACCGT
This region of Mesorhizobium sp. C432A genomic DNA includes:
- the mutS gene encoding DNA mismatch repair protein MutS, yielding MNMHTSAETDAPEVTPPAPVGSVTPMMEQYIEIKAANPDSLLFYRMGDFYELFFDDAEKASKALGIVLTKRGKHQGNDIPMCGVPVHAADEYLQKLIGQGFRVAVCEQIEDPAEARKRGGKSVVRRDVVRLVTPGTITEDKLLAPSESSFLMALGRVKGGNSGDAFAMAWIEISTGVFRVAETTADRLLADVFRVDPRELIVAEPVFYDPELKPVFDVIGRVASPQPPSLFDSASAAGRIARFFEVATPDSFGAFSRAELSAISGAIAYVEKTQKAERPPLSRPEREEQGSTLFIDPATRGNLELLRTLSGSRDGSLFKAIDRTVTGGGARLLADRLMAPLTDPAAIAARLDSVSFFRAETRLCQAVRSSLKSVADMPRALSRLALNRGGPRDLGALRAGFEAAATIAELFGTTVLPAELTAALAAIKALPRALAEHLTQALGEELPLLRRDGGFVRGGYHAELDEMRALRDESRKVIAGLERSLIEETGIRSLKIRHNNVLGYYIEVTANHHSIMTGSDGAKARFIHRQTMANAMRFTTTELAELETKIANAADRALSIELAAFDTLTAEAVGEAQKIRAGADALAVLDVSAALALLSESEAWCRPLVDSSLAFDISGGRHPVVEQALRRSGEGPFVANDCDLSPQDGAKAGAIWLLTGPNMGGKSTFLRQNALIAILAQTGSFVPATSAHIGVVDRLFSRVGASDDLARGRSTFMVEMVETAAILNQAGERALVILDEIGRGTATFDGLSIAWAAVEYLHEKNRCRAIFATHFHEMTALSGKLPRLSNVTMRVKEWEGDVVFLHEVGKGAADRSYGVQVARLAGLPEAVVGRAKEVLHQLEEGDVSGKANRLVDDLPLFSVAMKREAAKPAKSDALGAALGEINPDEMTPREALEALYRLKGLAGKT
- a CDS encoding nuclear transport factor 2 family protein, which translates into the protein MSRPPLPPFTAETAAQKARMAEDAWNSRDPERVSLAYTQDSTWRNRAEFVSGRNEIVSFLTRKWARELDYRLIKEVWTWNDNRIAVRFAYEWRDDSGHWFRSYGNENWEFDADGLMRRRVASINDLPIAEGERKYHWPLGRRPDDHPGLSELGL
- a CDS encoding TetR/AcrR family transcriptional regulator, encoding MRRIAPDRADLLSIIGEVFREHGYEGASLARIGAATGLGKGSLYHFFPGGKEEMAAAVIAHIDGWFEENVFVPLQDRADPRTGIDRMFEATESYFRSGRQVCLIGAFALDESRDLFAIAIRSYFGRWVAHLAEALTRSGHSADRADELAEEAVGAIQGALTLARAFDDTAVFSRALRRARAALG
- a CDS encoding MBL fold metallo-hydrolase codes for the protein MTVTSLRDGYVDMPIRRLRQPGDRTFGDNLPSHVPLVDGALRLSVNAFAIDDGDDITLIDTGASNAWHPTMGHLPEALREAKIATDRIRTVAFTHTHLDHIHGLILADGDDGFPQLSRLLVPRAELGMFRDVARLERFHDRAQPLDAGQRVSADIDTIGSAGHEAGHTCFRVVSAGETLLIWGDIVHVPSLQFDRPEITWEFDADQQQARASRLQMLALAANNDCYVAGAHLDSPGVGRVFRTETAFRFEPL